In one Pseudodesulfovibrio tunisiensis genomic region, the following are encoded:
- a CDS encoding sirohydrochlorin cobaltochelatase, with protein MLRYRSRICALTLFPILAAMLLLAAPATAGHAKAETGRQAIVLTAFGTSYPEALQSILHIRDKVAKANPGTPVKLAFTSNIIRRIWQERRSDEAWKKANPGIPEDVLFVRTPLATIADLQDEGYTDIAVQSMHVFAGEEFHDTLTMVAGLRSISTLKPQHKPFKCIVVGRPALGMPGVAHPYAEDIAAATKALKGDVAEAGKMGAALVYMGHGNDFFSTGIYAEFQAAMQAEYDYPVFVGCVEGFPGFDEMLKQLKASGNRKVLMKPFMIVAGDHASNDMAGDEDDAWKVMLEKAGFSVKTELRGLGMIDAWADIYVRHLRDAMAE; from the coding sequence ATGCTCCGTTACAGGTCGCGCATCTGTGCGCTCACCCTTTTCCCGATTCTCGCGGCCATGCTCCTGCTCGCCGCCCCGGCAACGGCCGGACACGCCAAGGCCGAAACCGGCAGGCAGGCCATTGTCCTCACCGCATTCGGCACCAGCTATCCCGAGGCGCTGCAATCCATTCTGCACATCCGCGACAAGGTGGCCAAGGCCAACCCCGGCACGCCCGTGAAGCTGGCCTTCACCTCGAACATCATCCGCAGGATATGGCAGGAACGCCGGTCCGACGAGGCATGGAAAAAGGCCAACCCCGGCATTCCGGAAGACGTACTCTTCGTGCGCACGCCGCTGGCCACCATCGCCGACCTTCAGGATGAAGGCTACACCGACATCGCGGTGCAATCCATGCACGTATTCGCGGGCGAGGAGTTCCACGACACCCTGACCATGGTGGCGGGTCTGCGTTCCATCTCCACGCTCAAACCGCAGCACAAGCCCTTCAAGTGTATCGTGGTGGGCCGTCCCGCTCTGGGCATGCCCGGCGTGGCCCACCCGTATGCCGAGGACATCGCCGCTGCGACCAAGGCCCTCAAGGGCGACGTGGCCGAAGCCGGGAAAATGGGCGCGGCTCTGGTCTACATGGGCCATGGCAACGACTTCTTTTCCACGGGCATCTATGCGGAATTCCAGGCCGCCATGCAGGCGGAATACGACTACCCCGTATTCGTGGGCTGCGTGGAAGGCTTTCCGGGCTTCGACGAAATGCTGAAGCAGCTCAAGGCGTCCGGCAACAGGAAGGTGCTCATGAAGCCCTTCATGATCGTGGCGGGCGACCACGCCTCCAACGACATGGCCGGGGACGAGGACGACGCATGGAAGGTCATGCTGGAAAAGGCCGGATTCTCGGTGAAGACCGAACTGCGCGGCCTTGGCATGATCGACGCGTGGGCCGACATCTACGTGCGCCATCTCAGGGACGCCATGGCCGAATAG
- a CDS encoding FecCD family ABC transporter permease, translated as MTKTASRMPGRNGLCLLLLALAVAFLAVAATGMGFIPVSPAEVLGALADWARGADVSGLHASVVLDVRLPRILTALSVGFGLAVAGTVFQSILLNPLADPFTLGVSSGAAFGASLSILLGLSFLGPSTLCVMAFAGASATLFLVLAMAGRDSALSPSSLILAGVIVAAILSAGISFIKYLADERVSAIVFWLMGSFTARTWTDAALTGLVGLAGFLICLLLARDLNIMSLGERTARSLGVNTARTRLVLLATASLISAVCVSVSGIIGFVGLIMPHLMRLITGPDNRWLLPASGLGGAALLLVADTVSRAMLPHEVPIGVLTALIGGPVFCWLFIRSRTRRHHA; from the coding sequence ATGACGAAAACCGCCTCCCGCATGCCCGGCCGCAACGGGCTCTGCCTCCTTCTGCTGGCGCTGGCCGTGGCCTTTCTGGCCGTGGCTGCCACGGGCATGGGATTCATCCCCGTGTCTCCGGCGGAAGTGCTCGGCGCGCTCGCGGACTGGGCGCGGGGGGCGGACGTTTCCGGCCTGCATGCCAGCGTGGTGCTGGACGTGCGGCTGCCGCGCATTCTCACGGCCCTGTCCGTGGGTTTCGGGCTGGCCGTGGCCGGAACCGTGTTCCAGTCCATCCTGCTGAACCCGCTGGCCGACCCGTTCACGCTGGGCGTGTCGTCCGGGGCCGCATTCGGCGCATCTCTGTCCATCCTGCTGGGCCTGTCCTTTCTGGGACCGTCCACGCTCTGCGTCATGGCCTTTGCCGGGGCCTCGGCCACCCTGTTTCTGGTGCTGGCCATGGCTGGCAGGGATTCCGCACTCTCTCCGTCCAGCCTGATTCTGGCCGGGGTGATCGTGGCCGCAATCCTGTCCGCAGGCATCAGTTTCATCAAGTATCTTGCGGACGAGCGCGTCTCGGCCATCGTGTTCTGGCTCATGGGCAGCTTCACGGCCCGGACATGGACTGACGCAGCCCTGACCGGACTGGTGGGGCTGGCCGGATTCCTGATCTGCCTGCTGCTTGCCCGCGACCTGAACATCATGAGTCTGGGCGAACGCACTGCGCGCTCGCTGGGCGTGAACACGGCCCGCACCCGGCTTGTGCTGCTGGCCACGGCATCCCTGATCAGTGCGGTCTGTGTGTCCGTGTCCGGAATCATCGGTTTCGTGGGACTGATCATGCCCCATCTCATGCGCCTGATCACCGGCCCGGACAACCGCTGGCTTCTGCCCGCGTCCGGACTGGGCGGCGCAGCCCTGCTTCTGGTGGCGGATACCGTGTCCCGCGCCATGCTGCCTCACGAAGTGCCCATCGGCGTGCTCACCGCGCTCATCGGCGGCCCGGTGTTCTGCTGGCTCTTCATCCGCAGCCGCACCCGGAGACATCATGCCTGA
- a CDS encoding ABC transporter ATP-binding protein — translation MPDFVVSLRNASFAYADAPVLQDINLNLAAGTLHGIVGPNGSGKSTLLDLLAGNLAPVSGTVMLAGRDARTLPRREYALLAGLAPQEFAFNFPFTVRETVLMGRHPHIPRFSGPSDQDTKAVNNAMRVMDVAHLANRPLTDLSGGERQRTVLARTLAQDTPLLLLDEPTSSMDVRHALACLEHMRDLCRNKGKTVIAVLHDLNLAATFCAEITMLSHGRIHAQGPAETVLNPDAIRKVFNVEARVGHSAFTNAPSLEYRRIRH, via the coding sequence ATGCCTGATTTCGTAGTCAGCCTGCGCAACGCATCCTTTGCCTATGCCGACGCCCCGGTGCTTCAGGACATCAACCTGAACCTTGCGGCCGGAACCCTGCACGGCATTGTCGGACCGAACGGCAGCGGCAAGTCCACCCTGCTGGACCTGCTGGCCGGGAACCTTGCGCCCGTATCCGGCACAGTGATGCTGGCCGGGCGCGACGCACGCACCCTGCCCCGCCGGGAATACGCGCTGCTGGCCGGACTGGCTCCGCAGGAATTCGCCTTCAACTTCCCGTTCACGGTCCGGGAAACCGTGCTCATGGGCCGTCATCCGCACATCCCCCGCTTTTCCGGCCCCTCCGATCAGGATACCAAGGCCGTGAACAACGCCATGCGCGTCATGGACGTGGCCCATCTGGCAAACCGGCCCCTGACCGACCTTTCGGGCGGAGAAAGACAGCGCACCGTGCTGGCCCGGACATTGGCGCAGGATACGCCCCTGCTCCTGCTGGACGAACCCACCTCCAGCATGGACGTGCGCCACGCCCTCGCCTGTCTGGAACACATGCGCGACCTGTGCCGGAACAAGGGAAAGACCGTGATTGCAGTGCTGCACGACCTGAATCTGGCCGCCACGTTCTGTGCGGAGATCACCATGCTCTCGCACGGCAGAATCCATGCACAGGGTCCGGCCGAAACCGTGCTGAATCCGGACGCGATCCGCAAAGTATTCAACGTGGAAGCCCGCGTGGGACACAGCGCGTTCACCAATGCGCCCAGTCTGGAATATCGAAGGATTCGCCATTGA
- a CDS encoding ABC transporter substrate-binding protein — translation MKRLAALLSLLLCLYAPARAQQTITDDTGLSVTWDRPFTRIISLYAAHTENLFSLGLDREIIGVSRNEDHPAAALQKPVFSARDGVERFLAARPDLVLMRPMHARAHPKLRAALEQAGITVIALQPGSLDDMYDYWLDLGRLSGRERQARTMIDRFRTGLNKARTQTATIPQADRPRVFFESIHRKLATFPPGSMPMLVLDAAGGVNTASDAIPRHNTNIAEYGKERILAKGHAIDVYLAQTGTMNRVDARTIADEPGFGTILAVQNGRVHLVDERLVSRPTIRLLDGIRTVRALLYPTRD, via the coding sequence ATGAAACGACTCGCCGCACTTCTGTCGCTCCTGCTCTGCCTGTACGCTCCGGCTCGGGCCCAGCAGACCATCACGGACGACACCGGCCTTTCCGTCACATGGGACCGCCCGTTCACACGCATCATCTCCCTGTATGCCGCGCACACGGAGAACCTGTTCTCCCTCGGGCTGGACCGGGAGATCATCGGCGTCTCGCGCAACGAGGATCATCCGGCAGCGGCCCTGCAAAAGCCCGTATTCTCGGCACGGGACGGGGTGGAACGCTTTCTCGCAGCCCGGCCCGACCTCGTGCTGATGCGGCCCATGCATGCCCGGGCCCATCCCAAACTGCGCGCGGCTCTGGAACAGGCCGGAATCACGGTCATTGCCCTGCAGCCCGGCAGTCTGGACGACATGTACGACTACTGGCTTGATCTCGGACGGCTCTCCGGCCGCGAAAGACAGGCGCGCACCATGATCGACCGTTTCCGTACAGGGCTGAACAAGGCCCGAACGCAGACCGCGACCATCCCGCAGGCAGACCGCCCCCGCGTGTTTTTCGAGTCCATCCACCGCAAACTCGCCACGTTCCCGCCCGGCTCCATGCCCATGCTGGTACTGGACGCGGCAGGCGGCGTGAACACGGCAAGCGATGCGATTCCCCGGCACAACACCAACATTGCGGAATACGGCAAGGAACGGATTCTGGCCAAAGGGCACGCCATTGACGTGTATCTGGCCCAGACAGGCACCATGAACCGGGTAGACGCACGAACCATTGCTGACGAGCCCGGATTCGGAACAATACTGGCCGTGCAAAACGGCCGGGTGCATCTTGTTGACGAACGGCTGGTTTCCCGACCCACGATCCGGCTGCTGGACGGCATACGGACCGTACGCGCACTTCTGTACCCGACCCGGGATTGA
- the cobI gene encoding precorrin-2 C(20)-methyltransferase, with translation MNQTGTLYGIGVGPGDPELLTIKAVRVLGSVDVIFAAASTRNDYSTALSIAGPHLRKDVRVEQLGFPMTRDKAELQAAWDKNAAIVAESLRKGENAAFLTLGDPLTYSTFGYLHRTLLDLDPSLPVQIIPGITSFHAAAAKVGFILAESSQSLLVTSGVADMQRLESQLDAADNAVILKAYKNFDEIRSLLEKLRLGDRTVLVSRLGMEGESVVMDIRDAPARPHYFSLVLVKKQP, from the coding sequence ATGAACCAGACCGGCACATTGTACGGCATCGGAGTCGGCCCCGGCGACCCGGAACTGCTCACCATCAAGGCGGTACGCGTCCTCGGCAGCGTGGACGTGATCTTTGCCGCAGCCTCCACAAGGAACGACTACTCCACGGCCCTGTCCATTGCCGGGCCGCACCTGCGCAAGGACGTGCGCGTGGAACAGCTCGGCTTCCCCATGACGCGCGACAAGGCCGAACTTCAGGCCGCATGGGACAAGAACGCGGCCATCGTGGCCGAATCCCTGCGCAAGGGCGAAAACGCGGCCTTTCTCACGCTGGGCGATCCCCTGACCTATTCCACATTCGGCTACCTGCACCGAACCCTGCTCGATCTGGACCCGTCACTGCCCGTGCAGATCATTCCGGGCATCACGTCCTTTCACGCAGCCGCAGCCAAGGTGGGCTTCATTCTCGCGGAATCCAGCCAGAGCCTGCTGGTGACCTCGGGCGTGGCCGACATGCAGCGGCTCGAATCCCAGCTTGACGCAGCAGACAATGCCGTTATCCTGAAGGCATACAAGAACTTCGACGAAATTCGGTCCCTGCTGGAAAAACTGCGGCTGGGCGACAGGACCGTTCTGGTCTCCCGGCTGGGCATGGAAGGGGAATCCGTGGTCATGGACATCAGGGACGCCCCGGCCCGGCCCCACTACTTTTCCCTCGTACTGGTCAAGAAACAGCCATGA
- a CDS encoding sirohydrochlorin cobaltochelatase, with amino-acid sequence MKQAIVLAAYGSRHEKAVASLDHIATRVRQSFPGVPVRLAYTSRTVRGHMKQQGQEADSVPKALDRLLDEGVTHAVIQSLHIIPGSEYHELLSLANDLMLRKGGFTRVEVGFPLVAGERGVERVARAIAELVPQCNTSHEAVIFMGHGTMHPGNAYYEALHAAIQEHDPSVHVGALEAEPGIDDILVRLARQNITRAHLLPFLFGAGWHAAKDMVGDHPESWKSRLEQAGIHCEAILKGAGEYDQLVQIWLDHLSDAMQRLQRG; translated from the coding sequence ATGAAGCAAGCCATTGTCCTCGCCGCATACGGTTCCCGCCACGAAAAGGCCGTGGCCTCGCTGGATCACATAGCCACTCGGGTGCGCCAGTCGTTCCCGGGCGTTCCGGTCCGGCTGGCCTACACCTCCCGCACCGTGCGCGGCCACATGAAACAGCAGGGACAGGAAGCGGACTCCGTGCCCAAGGCACTGGACCGCCTGCTCGACGAAGGCGTGACCCATGCCGTCATCCAGTCCCTGCACATCATTCCGGGCAGCGAGTACCACGAACTGCTGTCATTGGCGAACGACCTCATGCTGCGCAAGGGCGGATTCACACGCGTGGAGGTCGGCTTTCCGCTCGTGGCCGGAGAACGCGGCGTGGAACGCGTGGCCAGAGCCATTGCCGAACTCGTGCCCCAGTGCAACACCAGCCACGAGGCCGTCATCTTCATGGGACACGGCACCATGCACCCGGGCAACGCCTATTACGAAGCCCTGCACGCCGCCATTCAGGAACACGACCCGTCCGTGCACGTGGGCGCGCTCGAAGCCGAACCCGGCATCGACGACATCCTCGTCCGGCTCGCCAGACAGAACATCACCCGCGCCCATCTCCTGCCCTTCCTGTTCGGCGCAGGTTGGCACGCGGCCAAAGACATGGTCGGCGATCACCCGGAAAGCTGGAAAAGCCGACTCGAACAGGCAGGCATCCACTGCGAAGCCATCCTCAAGGGCGCCGGCGAATACGACCAGCTCGTCCAGATCTGGCTCGACCACCTCTCCGACGCCATGCAACGCCTGCAACGCGGGTAG
- a CDS encoding IS1595 family transposase — translation MRKSRLDRKKQLRLIEHFVAGTTARCAADLVGVNFKTAAYYFHRLREIIAEEESSEGMAFGEFEVDESYFGGRRKGKRGRGAAGKVPVFGILKRGGKVYTQVIPDAKGKTLMPIIQEKIQPDSVVYSDCWYGYNVLDVSEFKHFRINHSKLFADSQNHINGIENFWNQAKRHMRKFNGIPTKHFHLFLKECEWRFNNSNPRSQLKQLRQWVKKHMG, via the coding sequence ATGCGAAAGAGCCGTTTAGATCGCAAGAAGCAGCTCCGTTTGATTGAGCATTTTGTAGCTGGGACAACAGCACGATGTGCCGCTGATCTGGTCGGTGTGAACTTCAAAACGGCTGCGTACTATTTTCACCGGCTTCGTGAAATTATAGCCGAAGAAGAGTCCAGCGAAGGAATGGCTTTCGGCGAATTTGAAGTTGATGAAAGCTATTTCGGCGGCAGACGAAAGGGCAAACGTGGTCGTGGGGCCGCAGGGAAAGTGCCGGTGTTCGGAATTCTTAAAAGAGGCGGGAAGGTATACACACAGGTGATTCCCGACGCCAAGGGCAAAACGTTGATGCCGATTATCCAAGAGAAGATTCAGCCCGACAGCGTCGTTTACTCAGATTGCTGGTACGGCTACAATGTCCTTGATGTGTCCGAGTTCAAGCACTTCAGGATCAACCATTCCAAGCTGTTCGCCGACAGCCAGAATCACATCAATGGGATTGAGAACTTTTGGAACCAGGCCAAGCGTCACATGAGAAAATTCAACGGCATTCCGACCAAGCATTTCCATCTCTTTTTGAAGGAATGCGAGTGGCGTTTTAACAACAGCAATCCGCGAAGCCAACTTAAACAGTTGAGACAGTGGGTTAAGAAGCATATGGGCTAG
- a CDS encoding ASKHA domain-containing protein: protein MTIHIRTHDGQTVAAESHAGHSLARAVFLTGLWQGVPLCSGLGKCGLCRVRFLSDAPPPVAEELKKLGRNAVSDGWRLACLHPANACEIELPNPIRARVERHVTQKAGPFALAVDLGTTSIHWTALADGKLVATGSELNPQIGLGSEVMSRLAVAREPQGRATLSALVTDRLNQICRELERELGGPCESMAVSGNSAMTYILLNLDVDGLSHAPYRLNYAGGDSREIANGLPPALIPPLLAPFVGADLSAGLVAVEYAEKATYPFVLADMGTNGEFILALSPEERLCASVPLGPALEGVGLSFGRTASPGAVTGFTLAPQGLVPRRLEGRTDRPGMTGTGYLSLCSILRQHGVLDTEGLFASGSTPLAARLAAKLTTRDGEPAFHVADGLYLPGSDVEEILKVKAAFNLALSALLDRAGLSVSDLAAIHLAGALGEHVSVADLEQLGFLPPGTRALARKAGNTSLAGTERLLTDSAARAWLESIPATVRALDLASDPKFGARYLQRMRFIYVD, encoded by the coding sequence ATGACCATTCACATCCGAACGCATGACGGGCAGACCGTCGCAGCCGAATCCCATGCCGGACATTCTCTGGCGCGGGCCGTGTTTCTCACGGGCCTGTGGCAGGGCGTGCCCCTGTGCTCGGGACTGGGCAAATGCGGGCTGTGCCGAGTGCGATTCCTGTCGGATGCTCCGCCTCCGGTGGCAGAAGAACTGAAAAAGCTCGGTCGGAACGCGGTGAGTGATGGCTGGCGACTGGCCTGCCTGCATCCGGCAAACGCGTGCGAAATCGAACTGCCGAATCCGATCCGCGCACGAGTCGAAAGACACGTGACCCAAAAGGCCGGACCGTTCGCTCTGGCCGTGGACCTCGGCACCACCAGCATTCACTGGACGGCTCTGGCCGATGGCAAACTCGTGGCAACCGGATCGGAACTCAATCCCCAGATCGGTCTGGGCAGCGAAGTCATGTCCCGACTCGCCGTGGCAAGGGAACCGCAAGGCCGCGCCACGCTCTCCGCGCTGGTCACGGACCGGCTGAATCAAATATGCCGGGAACTGGAACGGGAACTTGGCGGCCCGTGCGAATCCATGGCCGTGTCCGGCAACTCGGCCATGACGTACATCCTGCTGAATCTGGACGTGGACGGCCTGAGCCATGCCCCGTACCGACTGAATTATGCTGGCGGAGACTCGCGCGAGATCGCAAACGGATTGCCCCCTGCCCTGATCCCGCCGCTGCTGGCCCCGTTCGTGGGCGCTGACCTGAGCGCCGGACTGGTGGCCGTGGAATATGCCGAAAAGGCAACGTATCCGTTCGTGCTGGCGGACATGGGCACCAACGGCGAATTCATTCTTGCCCTGTCGCCGGAGGAACGGCTGTGCGCCAGCGTGCCACTCGGCCCGGCACTGGAGGGCGTGGGACTGAGCTTCGGCCGGACCGCATCGCCCGGAGCCGTGACCGGATTCACGCTCGCTCCACAGGGGTTGGTACCCCGAAGACTGGAGGGCCGGACCGACAGGCCGGGCATGACCGGAACCGGATATCTTTCCCTGTGCTCCATTCTCCGACAGCACGGCGTGCTTGACACCGAGGGGCTGTTTGCCTCAGGTTCGACTCCGCTCGCGGCCCGACTGGCCGCGAAACTGACCACGCGGGACGGGGAACCCGCATTCCATGTCGCGGACGGGCTGTACCTGCCGGGTTCGGACGTGGAGGAAATCCTCAAGGTCAAGGCGGCCTTCAACCTAGCGCTCTCCGCCCTGCTGGACCGGGCCGGACTGTCCGTGTCCGATCTGGCCGCCATTCATCTGGCCGGAGCGCTTGGAGAACATGTTTCCGTAGCCGATCTGGAACAGCTCGGCTTTCTGCCCCCCGGCACCCGCGCACTGGCCCGCAAGGCGGGCAACACCTCCCTTGCCGGGACTGAACGACTTTTGACGGATTCCGCCGCCCGGGCGTGGCTGGAATCCATTCCCGCAACCGTCCGCGCCCTGGACCTGGCCTCGGACCCGAAGTTCGGGGCCCGCTACCTGCAAAGGATGCGTTTCATCTATGTGGATTGA
- a CDS encoding small ribosomal subunit Rsm22 family protein: MWIDPLFPELDDQTAQALENFGLVLKKAVPLKSKHWQSLPYDIRDMSRAMTSESRGARKNYMTEANFLSAYLYYFLPWNLYRQSRLFPGLGLDVPDGGHVVDLGSGPLTVPLALWISRPELRTRKLNFTCVDRSPKPMHMGLDIFRQLAGKDSPWRIKTVKGLFSDRIAGNADLLVSANALNELVWTGRDEAQTGRIARRMAETVKPDGKVLIIETGVRQTAHILDLFRTALMEQGLLPLAPCPHAEPCPMAGQGKEAWCHFNFMVKTAPEWLRDLSERARLGKRNATMNFLYMSREGELSGGVRTVSEAFPIPEGRGQYACSDRGLTLLGYRGATTPTLFPGRLTKANWPEHPETDRKSGALILPTSSPAGPKK, encoded by the coding sequence ATGTGGATTGATCCCCTTTTTCCTGAACTCGACGACCAGACCGCACAGGCTCTGGAAAACTTCGGACTGGTGCTGAAAAAAGCCGTACCGCTCAAAAGCAAGCACTGGCAGTCCCTGCCCTACGACATCCGGGACATGTCCCGGGCCATGACCTCGGAATCCCGAGGCGCGCGCAAGAACTACATGACCGAGGCAAACTTCCTGTCCGCGTACCTCTACTATTTTCTGCCGTGGAACCTGTACCGCCAGTCACGCCTGTTCCCGGGGCTTGGTCTGGACGTTCCGGACGGCGGCCATGTGGTGGACCTCGGATCCGGCCCGCTGACCGTGCCTCTCGCCCTGTGGATTTCCCGGCCCGAACTGCGCACGCGCAAGCTGAACTTCACCTGCGTGGACCGTTCGCCCAAGCCCATGCACATGGGGCTGGACATCTTCCGCCAGCTCGCAGGCAAGGATTCGCCATGGCGCATCAAGACCGTAAAGGGACTGTTCTCGGACCGCATCGCAGGCAACGCGGACCTGCTGGTTTCGGCCAATGCCCTGAACGAACTGGTCTGGACCGGCAGGGACGAGGCACAGACGGGCAGAATCGCCCGACGCATGGCCGAGACCGTCAAGCCGGACGGCAAGGTACTGATCATCGAGACCGGGGTGCGCCAGACCGCGCACATTCTGGACCTGTTCCGCACCGCGCTCATGGAGCAGGGCCTGCTGCCGCTCGCGCCCTGTCCGCACGCCGAACCGTGCCCCATGGCGGGTCAGGGCAAGGAAGCGTGGTGCCATTTCAACTTCATGGTCAAGACCGCACCGGAATGGCTGCGCGACCTTTCGGAACGCGCACGACTGGGCAAACGCAACGCCACCATGAACTTTCTGTACATGTCCCGCGAAGGCGAACTTTCCGGCGGCGTGCGCACCGTGTCCGAGGCTTTTCCCATCCCGGAAGGCCGCGGCCAGTACGCATGCTCGGACCGCGGCCTGACCCTGCTGGGCTATCGCGGTGCCACCACGCCCACCCTGTTCCCGGGCAGACTGACCAAGGCGAATTGGCCGGAGCATCCCGAAACCGACCGGAAATCCGGAGCCCTGATCCTGCCGACCTCGTCCCCGGCCGGACCAAAGAAATAG
- the lipB gene encoding lipoyl(octanoyl) transferase LipB has product MRFIDLGVIPYAEAEAIQKTTLEAVMADRQEDTVFLLEHPRVVTYGRQGGAENLRISEAALLTQGVELARTARGGNITCHFPGQLVAYPVIRVEKRPGGIRAFFHDMEEAVIRTCAAFGVTTMRRPGHPGVWIDETRKICSMGIGVRRWVTWHGLALNVSRDVSLFDMITLCGIPDAAPTSLSAEAGRDISVEEVKNVFKREFEKALAHSAVASNQAARG; this is encoded by the coding sequence ATGCGGTTCATCGATCTCGGGGTGATTCCCTATGCCGAAGCCGAGGCCATCCAGAAAACAACGCTGGAAGCGGTCATGGCCGACAGACAGGAGGACACGGTCTTCCTGCTGGAACACCCCAGGGTCGTGACCTACGGCCGTCAGGGCGGTGCGGAGAACCTGCGCATCAGCGAAGCCGCGCTGCTTACTCAGGGCGTGGAACTGGCCCGAACCGCGCGCGGCGGGAACATCACCTGCCATTTCCCGGGCCAGCTCGTGGCCTATCCCGTGATACGCGTGGAAAAACGGCCCGGCGGCATCCGGGCGTTCTTCCACGACATGGAAGAGGCTGTAATCCGCACCTGTGCCGCCTTTGGCGTGACCACGATGCGCAGGCCCGGACATCCCGGGGTCTGGATCGACGAGACCCGGAAGATCTGTTCCATGGGCATCGGGGTTCGACGCTGGGTCACGTGGCACGGACTGGCCCTGAACGTGAGCCGGGACGTGAGCCTGTTCGACATGATCACCCTGTGCGGCATCCCGGATGCCGCGCCCACCTCGCTGTCCGCCGAGGCCGGACGCGACATCTCCGTGGAGGAAGTCAAGAATGTCTTCAAGCGCGAATTCGAGAAAGCCCTTGCGCATTCCGCCGTGGCTTCGAATCAGGCTGCCCGAGGATAG
- the lipA gene encoding lipoyl synthase, with protein MSSSANSRKPLRIPPWLRIRLPEDRKFACTSGLVDDLRLNTVCQSAKCPNKWECFSRNVATFLIMGSVCTRNCAFCNITPGKTEPLEPDEPERVAEAARRLELKHVVITSVTRDDLPDGGAAHFAACVHAVRKVVPDCTVEVLIPDFQGSESALRTVLDSRPDILNHNIETVPGLYPAIRPKADYAQSLELLRRAKKLCPDVRTKSGMMVGLGENDSDVIRTIGDLADVQCDIVTIGQYMQPSREHPCVERYVPPPFFDEYTAAGRAKGIPHMFCAPRVRSSYNAELFA; from the coding sequence ATGTCTTCAAGCGCGAATTCGAGAAAGCCCTTGCGCATTCCGCCGTGGCTTCGAATCAGGCTGCCCGAGGATAGAAAATTCGCCTGCACCTCGGGACTGGTGGACGACCTGCGCCTGAACACGGTGTGCCAGTCCGCAAAATGCCCGAACAAGTGGGAATGCTTTTCCAGAAACGTGGCCACGTTCCTGATCATGGGCAGCGTGTGCACGCGAAACTGTGCGTTCTGCAACATCACGCCCGGCAAGACCGAACCTCTGGAACCGGACGAGCCGGAACGGGTGGCCGAGGCTGCCCGGCGGCTGGAACTCAAGCATGTGGTCATCACTTCGGTCACGCGCGACGACCTGCCGGACGGCGGGGCCGCGCACTTTGCCGCCTGTGTACATGCCGTGCGCAAGGTCGTGCCCGACTGTACCGTGGAGGTGCTCATCCCGGACTTTCAGGGCAGCGAATCCGCCCTGCGAACCGTGCTGGACTCCAGGCCGGACATCCTGAACCACAACATCGAGACCGTGCCCGGCCTGTATCCCGCGATCCGGCCCAAAGCCGACTACGCGCAAAGTCTTGAGCTATTGCGCCGCGCCAAGAAGCTATGCCCGGACGTCCGCACCAAGAGCGGCATGATGGTCGGGCTGGGCGAAAACGACTCCGATGTCATCCGCACCATCGGCGATCTGGCCGACGTGCAGTGCGACATCGTGACCATCGGCCAGTACATGCAGCCGAGCCGCGAACATCCCTGCGTGGAACGCTACGTGCCGCCCCCGTTCTTCGACGAATACACCGCAGCCGGAAGGGCCAAAGGCATCCCCCACATGTTCTGCGCCCCGAGGGTGCGATCGAGCTACAACGCGGAACTGTTCGCCTGA